From a region of the Polyangium spumosum genome:
- a CDS encoding vWA domain-containing protein has protein sequence MIDNRIEVVFSFDTTGSMYPCLTQVRRKVGDTVKRLMKEIPGIRIGIIAHGDYCDAGSSYVTKALDLTDDGDAIVRFVEKVGPTGGGDAPECYELVLHEARSMSWTRDYTKVFVLIGDDVPHGPNQNPKKLDWRAEVDALGAAGIPVYGVQCLGRRHATPFYAELARKSGGFHIGLDQFAYVTDMILAVCYKQSSDEKLQDYEREVKKQGRMNRGLDKMFGTMMKREASVEYGDTDLRAVPPGRFQALEVDRDMPIKQFVLENGLTFKAGRGFYEFTKTETIQGHKEVVLMDRKTGDLYSGERAREMLGLPPGSTVRIKPASLEKYMVFVQSTSYNRKLIGGTRFLYEVEDWARAEAA, from the coding sequence ATGATCGACAACAGGATCGAGGTCGTCTTCTCTTTCGACACCACCGGCAGCATGTACCCCTGCTTGACGCAGGTCCGGCGCAAGGTCGGCGATACCGTGAAGCGATTGATGAAGGAGATCCCGGGGATCCGGATCGGCATCATCGCCCACGGCGATTATTGCGACGCCGGCTCGTCGTACGTGACGAAGGCCCTCGACCTGACCGACGACGGCGACGCGATCGTGCGCTTCGTGGAGAAGGTCGGCCCCACGGGCGGCGGCGACGCGCCCGAGTGTTACGAGCTCGTCCTGCACGAGGCGCGGTCGATGTCCTGGACCCGTGATTATACCAAGGTCTTCGTGCTCATCGGCGACGACGTGCCGCACGGGCCGAACCAGAACCCGAAGAAGCTCGACTGGCGCGCGGAGGTCGACGCGCTCGGCGCGGCGGGGATCCCCGTCTACGGCGTGCAATGCCTCGGCCGCCGCCACGCGACGCCGTTTTACGCGGAGCTCGCGCGGAAGAGCGGCGGCTTCCACATCGGCCTCGACCAGTTCGCCTACGTGACGGACATGATCCTCGCGGTCTGTTACAAGCAATCGTCCGACGAGAAGCTCCAGGATTACGAGCGCGAGGTGAAGAAGCAGGGCCGCATGAACCGCGGCCTCGACAAGATGTTCGGCACCATGATGAAGCGCGAGGCCTCCGTCGAGTACGGCGATACGGACCTCCGCGCCGTGCCGCCCGGGCGATTCCAGGCGCTCGAGGTGGACCGCGACATGCCCATCAAGCAGTTCGTCCTGGAGAATGGCCTGACCTTCAAGGCGGGCCGCGGCTTCTACGAGTTCACGAAGACCGAGACGATCCAGGGGCACAAGGAGGTGGTGCTCATGGACCGCAAGACGGGCGACCTCTACAGCGGCGAGCGCGCCCGCGAGATGCTCGGCCTGCCGCCCGGCTCGACCGTGCGTATCAAGCCCGCGAGCCTGGAGAAATACATGGTGTTCGTCCAGAGCACCTCGTACAACCGCAAGCTCATCGGCGGCACGCGTTTCCTCTACGAAGTCGAGGATTGGGCCAGGGCCGAGGCCGCCTGA
- a CDS encoding ATP-binding cassette domain-containing protein, protein MSPSPAIEVRDLSKRFGDVEAVRGVSFTVNEGEIFGFLGPNGAGKTTTIKMLCTLLAPTSGVLRLAGHDVTKSPADVRRAIGVIFQDPSLDDRLTAEENLELHAVVYGVPRAERRARLDEALAFVDLSDRKRDLVRTFSGGMKRRLEIARGLVHRPRVLFLDEPTTGLDPQTRKATWEVLRDLRARSGLTLFLTTHYMDEAEHCDRIAIIDHGRIVAEDSPEALKRAVGKDVVFVRTNEPAALCEILAERYGLSPDRTDEGLCFRVEDGEAFVVRLISEARAPLTGIAVRRPTLDDVFLALTGRQIRNGNGEAGRLAMRAMARRR, encoded by the coding sequence ATGAGCCCCTCCCCCGCGATCGAGGTCCGCGACCTCTCGAAGCGCTTCGGCGACGTCGAGGCCGTCCGCGGCGTGAGCTTCACCGTGAACGAAGGCGAGATCTTCGGCTTCCTCGGGCCAAACGGCGCCGGCAAGACCACGACCATCAAGATGCTCTGCACGCTGCTCGCCCCGACGAGCGGCGTCCTCCGCCTCGCCGGCCACGACGTCACGAAGAGCCCCGCGGACGTGCGGCGCGCCATCGGCGTCATCTTCCAGGATCCGTCCCTCGACGATCGCCTCACCGCCGAGGAGAACCTCGAGCTCCACGCCGTCGTCTACGGCGTCCCCCGCGCCGAGCGCCGCGCCCGCCTGGACGAGGCCCTCGCGTTCGTGGACCTCTCGGACCGGAAGAGAGACCTCGTCCGCACGTTCTCGGGCGGAATGAAGCGCAGGCTGGAGATCGCCCGCGGCCTCGTCCACCGCCCCCGCGTCCTCTTCCTGGACGAACCGACGACCGGCCTCGATCCCCAGACACGGAAGGCCACCTGGGAAGTCTTGCGAGACCTGCGAGCCCGGAGCGGCCTGACGTTGTTCCTGACGACCCATTACATGGACGAAGCGGAGCACTGCGATCGCATCGCGATCATCGACCACGGGCGCATCGTGGCCGAGGACAGCCCCGAGGCGCTCAAGCGGGCCGTGGGCAAGGACGTGGTGTTCGTCCGGACGAACGAGCCCGCGGCGCTCTGCGAGATCCTCGCCGAACGTTACGGCCTCTCGCCCGATCGGACCGACGAGGGGCTCTGCTTCCGCGTGGAGGACGGCGAGGCCTTCGTCGTGCGGCTCATCTCCGAGGCGCGCGCCCCGCTCACGGGCATCGCCGTGCGACGCCCGACGCTCGACGACGTGTTCCTCGCCCTCACGGGCCGTCAGATCCGAAACGGGAACGGCGAGGCGGGGCGCCTCGCGATGCGCGCCATGGCGCGGCGGAGATGA
- a CDS encoding ABC transporter permease produces the protein MSMHAEVVYHLARRDVVKFLRDRQNVAATLVRPLLWILAVGFGLRRAFDPGATGVDFVSFLVPGVATMAVLFSSMFSAISIVWDREFGFLKELLVAPVPRATLVFAKMIAASVTALFEVSVVLLVSPLLGARIDPLGALLSIPVLVAFGMAVSALGITVASRMKTFEGFGGIVNFLIQPVFFFSGALYPLEGLPPALSAVVRLNPMSYAVDATRGLCVGVHHFPIALDAAVVLGTLVVLGALAVRSFSRMQA, from the coding sequence ATGAGCATGCACGCGGAGGTCGTCTACCACCTCGCCCGCCGCGACGTCGTGAAGTTCCTGCGCGATCGGCAGAACGTCGCCGCCACGCTCGTGCGCCCGCTGCTCTGGATCCTCGCCGTGGGCTTCGGCCTGCGGCGCGCGTTCGACCCGGGCGCGACCGGCGTCGATTTCGTCTCCTTCCTCGTGCCCGGCGTGGCCACGATGGCCGTGCTCTTCTCCAGCATGTTCTCCGCGATCTCGATCGTGTGGGACCGTGAGTTCGGGTTCCTGAAGGAGCTGCTCGTCGCGCCGGTCCCGCGCGCGACGCTGGTCTTCGCCAAGATGATCGCGGCAAGCGTGACGGCGCTCTTCGAGGTCTCGGTCGTGCTCCTCGTCTCGCCGCTGCTCGGCGCGCGGATCGACCCGCTCGGCGCGTTGCTCTCCATCCCCGTGCTCGTCGCCTTCGGCATGGCCGTGAGCGCGCTCGGCATCACCGTGGCCTCGCGCATGAAGACGTTCGAGGGCTTCGGCGGGATCGTGAACTTCCTGATCCAGCCGGTGTTCTTCTTCTCGGGCGCGCTCTACCCGCTCGAAGGCCTGCCGCCCGCGCTCTCCGCCGTCGTGCGGCTGAACCCGATGTCGTACGCGGTCGACGCGACGCGAGGCCTCTGCGTCGGCGTGCACCATTTCCCGATCGCGCTCGACGCGGCCGTGGTACTCGGGACGCTCGTGGTGCTCGGTGCGCTCGCGGTGCGGTCGTTCTCACGGATGCAGGCGTGA
- a CDS encoding ATP-binding protein, whose protein sequence is MTLALPPGWALPAAIEAYKRRQDIASAWRSVLNVIAGKKRHVVVTGMSGAGKTMLLSALTGAAERRGFRPPERSLGVERARVQAKEPRRRIALAVVPGQPGYHRVAAQDDLLLSKKPVDGVVHVVCNGYAAFHAEAVAMLRRQGASSLESLRTYYHDREAEDFKETLDLLRRSWKKHHKPFWMMVAVAKADLYQEGLPEAAARYAPGGDGPFIDLLREFQGRIGSDNFQWDAQPVCSWLETFTYGDVTISPQIDMMKRDHSLAMFASTLERHCV, encoded by the coding sequence ATGACCCTTGCGCTCCCGCCCGGCTGGGCTCTGCCAGCAGCGATCGAGGCTTACAAGCGACGGCAGGACATCGCGTCCGCTTGGCGCTCCGTGCTGAACGTGATCGCGGGCAAGAAGCGGCACGTGGTGGTCACAGGAATGTCTGGGGCGGGCAAGACGATGTTGCTCTCTGCGCTGACAGGAGCGGCGGAGCGACGGGGGTTCAGGCCGCCGGAGCGATCGCTCGGGGTCGAACGAGCGCGGGTGCAGGCGAAGGAGCCGCGAAGGAGGATCGCGCTTGCCGTGGTCCCGGGGCAACCGGGCTACCATCGCGTGGCAGCGCAGGATGACCTCCTGCTCTCGAAGAAGCCGGTGGATGGCGTCGTGCACGTGGTGTGCAACGGCTACGCCGCCTTCCACGCCGAGGCCGTGGCGATGCTGCGACGCCAGGGCGCATCGAGCCTCGAGAGCTTGCGGACGTACTATCACGACCGAGAGGCCGAAGACTTCAAGGAGACTCTCGATCTGCTCCGGAGAAGCTGGAAGAAGCACCACAAGCCGTTTTGGATGATGGTGGCGGTCGCAAAGGCGGATCTGTACCAGGAGGGGCTCCCAGAAGCAGCCGCGCGATATGCTCCCGGCGGCGACGGTCCCTTCATCGACCTGCTGCGGGAGTTCCAGGGACGGATCGGCTCCGACAATTTCCAGTGGGACGCGCAGCCGGTGTGTTCGTGGTTGGAAACGTTCACGTACGGCGATGTGACGATTAGCCCGCAGATTGATATGATGAAGCGGGACCACTCACTGGCGATGTTCGCATCGACCCTGGAGCGTCACTGTGTCTAG
- a CDS encoding tetratricopeptide repeat protein codes for MRKARRLSALVLALSLGLAAAGCGRSFKLAMQRGDAFARAGDWDAAAAQYERATRIDPDEVEAQRRLANARRKQSEARATASREALARGELDKALFLARDAALFDPTNQDARRAYVEARAAVFAKAEALLASGHDDAALALARAARKCDPRDQAAVALEGRILDRMATRAYDRALAHLAKGKRGNALLALRDVEAARPGFRDAKQRAEELRRALEDELRFVLVIEKPAETKASGVSSRVEAELLRWSPDARARLVATTENAPPPNAHGVRIQAAFDTIARGHDVTTQARTCDYVCGQDRLPNPAYDAASREVDEAERRARASEGAARRARKLVETTRRALSMATNARERAKAQNKRTSDELHQCRLTEKDFAKCKAAEDRDDEARRARRAAEEREDEAKRELDRKEQELSDAEQDVRRQRSDWESAVSLLRRTPTTILVDRICAHNYGVELHAWSAATSLSLRAHVLGDADAVTLPPDPIRTSTTDETFRAESGRCLEIAAGDPLRIPSDADIEAALATRAVEKIRAQVFVWYEGYVQSYADDHAREKAAGRLEEANEAWVRHKLTGSGLPPLPR; via the coding sequence ATGCGAAAGGCTCGCCGACTCTCCGCCCTCGTCCTCGCCCTCTCCCTCGGACTCGCCGCGGCGGGCTGCGGGCGCTCGTTCAAGCTCGCCATGCAGCGCGGCGACGCCTTCGCGCGCGCCGGCGACTGGGACGCGGCGGCCGCGCAGTACGAGCGCGCCACGCGTATCGATCCGGACGAGGTCGAGGCGCAGCGCAGGCTCGCGAACGCGCGGCGCAAGCAGTCCGAGGCGCGCGCGACCGCGAGCCGCGAGGCGCTCGCGCGCGGCGAGCTCGACAAGGCCCTCTTCCTCGCCCGTGACGCCGCCCTGTTCGACCCCACGAACCAGGACGCGCGCCGCGCGTACGTCGAGGCGCGCGCCGCCGTCTTCGCCAAGGCCGAGGCGCTGCTCGCGAGCGGCCACGACGACGCGGCCCTCGCCCTCGCGCGCGCGGCGCGGAAGTGCGATCCGCGCGATCAAGCGGCCGTCGCCCTCGAAGGCCGCATCCTCGACCGCATGGCGACACGCGCCTACGACCGCGCCCTCGCGCACCTCGCCAAGGGCAAACGCGGCAACGCTCTGCTCGCGCTGCGTGACGTCGAGGCCGCTCGCCCGGGCTTTCGTGACGCGAAGCAACGCGCCGAGGAGCTCCGCCGCGCGCTCGAGGACGAGCTCCGGTTCGTCCTGGTGATCGAGAAACCCGCGGAGACGAAGGCGAGCGGCGTCTCCTCTCGTGTCGAGGCCGAGCTCTTGCGATGGTCGCCCGACGCGCGCGCGCGGCTCGTCGCCACGACCGAAAACGCGCCTCCGCCGAACGCGCACGGCGTGCGGATCCAGGCTGCCTTCGACACGATCGCGCGGGGCCACGACGTCACGACGCAAGCGCGCACCTGCGATTACGTGTGCGGCCAGGATCGCCTCCCGAACCCCGCCTACGACGCGGCCTCCCGCGAGGTCGACGAGGCCGAGCGACGCGCGCGCGCCTCCGAGGGCGCCGCCCGCCGCGCGAGGAAGCTCGTCGAGACCACGCGCCGCGCGCTCTCCATGGCGACGAACGCCCGCGAGCGCGCCAAGGCGCAGAACAAGCGCACGTCCGACGAGCTCCATCAGTGCCGCCTGACGGAGAAGGACTTCGCCAAATGCAAAGCCGCGGAAGATCGCGACGACGAGGCGCGTCGTGCCCGCAGAGCCGCGGAGGAACGCGAAGACGAGGCGAAGCGGGAGCTCGACCGCAAGGAGCAGGAGCTCTCGGACGCCGAGCAGGACGTGAGGCGGCAGCGGAGCGACTGGGAGAGCGCCGTCTCGCTTCTCCGCAGGACGCCCACGACGATCCTCGTCGATCGCATCTGCGCGCACAACTACGGCGTCGAGCTGCACGCGTGGAGCGCCGCCACCTCGCTCTCGCTCCGCGCCCACGTGCTCGGCGACGCCGACGCCGTGACGCTCCCGCCGGATCCCATCCGCACGAGCACGACGGACGAGACCTTCCGCGCCGAGTCCGGGCGTTGCCTGGAGATCGCCGCGGGTGATCCCTTGCGGATCCCCTCCGACGCGGACATCGAGGCCGCGCTCGCCACGCGCGCGGTCGAGAAGATCCGCGCGCAGGTCTTCGTCTGGTACGAAGGGTACGTCCAGAGCTACGCGGACGACCACGCGCGGGAGAAGGCGGCCGGCCGGCTCGAAGAGGCGAACGAGGCCTGGGTCCGCCACAAGCTCACGGGCTCGGGTCTGCCTCCGCTCCCTCGCTGA
- a CDS encoding 5-(carboxyamino)imidazole ribonucleotide synthase, with amino-acid sequence MTSRGPILPGRTVGILGGGQLGRMFAIAARRMGYRVHALDPSQDGPAGQVADVEVVAPYEDVDAARRFAEAVDVVTFEFENVPSETLAAVAELRPVHPSPAVLDTCRHRLHEKRFLAKGGFPVAGFAEIRTEDDLRDALVRLGTPAILKTAEFGYDGKGQVRIDAPEAAGRAFAALSGKLGVLEAFVPFACELSVVVARSQAGDIVPFEVAENRHARHILDVSLAPATVSAKARARATELAREIAEAIELVGVLGVEMFYLPNGDIVVNELAPRPHNSGHYTFDACVTSQFEQQLRAVCGLPLGEPTLLRPAAMANLLGDLWEHGEPRWERAAAFPDVKIHLYGKTEARPGRKMGHLVAMAETAEEAAERVLAARRALVSEGAEADPSP; translated from the coding sequence GTGACCTCACGCGGGCCCATTCTCCCCGGACGCACGGTGGGTATCCTGGGCGGCGGCCAGCTCGGCCGTATGTTCGCGATCGCCGCCCGGCGCATGGGGTATCGCGTGCACGCGCTCGATCCCTCGCAGGACGGACCCGCGGGGCAGGTCGCGGACGTCGAGGTCGTCGCGCCGTACGAGGACGTGGACGCCGCGCGGCGCTTCGCCGAGGCGGTCGACGTCGTGACGTTCGAGTTCGAAAACGTCCCCTCCGAGACGCTCGCCGCCGTGGCGGAGCTCCGGCCCGTGCACCCTTCGCCCGCCGTCCTCGATACGTGCCGGCACAGGCTCCACGAAAAACGTTTCCTCGCGAAGGGGGGTTTTCCGGTCGCGGGCTTCGCCGAGATACGGACGGAGGATGATCTGCGCGATGCGCTCGTTCGTCTCGGCACACCGGCGATCCTGAAGACGGCGGAGTTTGGATACGACGGCAAGGGCCAGGTCCGGATCGACGCGCCCGAGGCCGCGGGCCGCGCGTTCGCGGCGCTCTCCGGCAAGCTCGGCGTGCTCGAGGCGTTTGTCCCGTTCGCGTGCGAGCTCTCCGTGGTCGTCGCGCGCTCGCAGGCGGGAGACATCGTGCCCTTCGAGGTCGCCGAGAACCGGCACGCGCGGCACATCCTCGACGTCTCGCTCGCCCCCGCGACCGTCTCCGCGAAGGCGCGGGCCCGCGCCACGGAGCTCGCGCGCGAGATCGCGGAGGCGATCGAGCTCGTGGGCGTGCTCGGCGTGGAGATGTTTTACCTGCCAAACGGCGACATCGTGGTCAACGAGCTCGCCCCGCGGCCGCACAACTCGGGGCATTACACGTTCGACGCCTGCGTGACGAGCCAGTTCGAGCAACAGTTGCGCGCCGTCTGCGGTCTGCCCCTCGGCGAGCCGACGCTGCTGCGGCCCGCGGCGATGGCGAACCTGCTCGGCGATCTGTGGGAGCACGGCGAGCCGCGCTGGGAGCGGGCCGCGGCGTTCCCCGACGTGAAGATTCACCTGTACGGAAAGACCGAGGCGCGCCCGGGGCGAAAGATGGGGCACCTCGTGGCGATGGCGGAGACGGCGGAGGAGGCCGCAGAGCGGGTGCTCGCGGCGCGGCGCGCGCTCGTCAGCGAGGGAGCGGAGGCAGACCCGAGCCCGTGA
- the purE gene encoding 5-(carboxyamino)imidazole ribonucleotide mutase: MTQRAPRVGIIMGSTSDAPTMRKAAEMLDRLEVPYEMRVVSAHRTPDLLFRYAEEAEARGLEVIIAGAGGAAHLPGMVASKTVLPVLGVPILSHALHGLDSLLSIVQMPGGIPVGTLAIGDAGAKNAALLAASILALREPALRDRIKAFRAEQTRAALESEV; this comes from the coding sequence ATGACGCAGCGCGCCCCCCGCGTGGGGATCATCATGGGCAGCACGAGCGACGCGCCGACCATGCGCAAGGCGGCCGAGATGCTCGATCGCCTGGAGGTGCCGTACGAGATGCGGGTGGTCAGCGCCCACCGCACGCCGGACCTCCTGTTCCGCTACGCGGAGGAGGCCGAGGCGCGGGGCCTCGAGGTGATCATCGCAGGCGCCGGCGGCGCCGCGCACCTGCCCGGCATGGTGGCGTCGAAGACCGTCCTGCCCGTGCTCGGGGTGCCGATCCTGTCGCACGCCCTGCACGGGCTCGACTCGCTGCTCTCCATCGTGCAGATGCCCGGCGGCATTCCCGTCGGGACCCTGGCGATCGGCGACGCGGGCGCCAAAAACGCCGCGCTGCTCGCCGCTTCCATCCTCGCGCTGCGCGAGCCGGCGCTCCGGGATCGAATCAAGGCGTTCCGCGCGGAGCAGACCCGGGCCGCGCTCGAGAGCGAGGTTTGA
- a CDS encoding peroxiredoxin — protein MNGLPRLLPLLVIAALGLAACKDDKPASAKPDPANPHAVDETKPLESGDPAPDITFKLTDGKEVKLSSLAGKQVLVYFYPKDDTPGCTAQAQGLRDGWTDIQAAGLEVYGVSTQDAESHKAFIEKHKLPFPLVVDEDGAVAKAFRVPMRLSFAARQSFLIGKDGKIKQVWLEVDPKEHASTVIAAAKN, from the coding sequence ATGAACGGTTTGCCCCGCCTCCTCCCGCTCCTCGTGATCGCCGCGCTCGGCCTCGCCGCCTGCAAGGACGACAAGCCCGCGTCGGCGAAACCCGATCCGGCGAATCCCCACGCCGTCGACGAGACGAAGCCGCTCGAGTCGGGAGATCCCGCGCCCGACATCACGTTCAAGCTCACGGACGGCAAAGAGGTCAAGCTGTCGAGCCTCGCGGGCAAGCAGGTGCTCGTCTATTTTTATCCGAAGGACGACACGCCCGGCTGCACCGCCCAGGCGCAGGGCCTGCGAGATGGCTGGACCGATATCCAGGCCGCCGGGCTCGAGGTTTATGGCGTCTCGACGCAGGACGCGGAGAGCCACAAGGCGTTCATCGAGAAACACAAGCTGCCGTTCCCGCTCGTCGTGGACGAGGACGGCGCCGTGGCCAAGGCGTTCCGCGTGCCGATGCGCCTCTCGTTCGCCGCGCGGCAATCGTTCCTGATCGGCAAGGACGGCAAGATCAAGCAGGTATGGCTCGAGGTGGATCCGAAGGAGCACGCCTCGACGGTGATCGCGGCGGCGAAGAACTGA
- a CDS encoding bifunctional salicylyl-CoA 5-hydroxylase/oxidoreductase yields the protein MKITCIGGGPSGLYLAILAKKRDPSREVVVLERNRPDDTFGFGVVFSDATLDGLESVDRPVYDAIRRSLAHWDDIHTFVRGERLVSTGHGFSGLSRQRMLTILQARAEELGVVLRFEHEATDFEAIRRESDLVVAADGVNSAARSRYQPHFGTRIDGRPNRFVWLGTTFPFDAFTFYFDENEHGLFRVHAYRYEPERSTFIVECREETWRRAGLDRASEDETLVYCEELFAPRLAGHRLLKNRSVWRSFPTVTNERFSFENVVLLGDAVHTAHFSIGSGTKLALEDAISLADALDAHPRLQDALAAYEVDRRPKVEALQRAAQVSLEWFENTERYMQLEPLQFEFSMLTRSLRVTHENLKVRDPALVRSVDAWVAEKAEAQSGARIEGKSKEPPPPMFTPYRLGNLLLDNRVVVSPMCQYSAEDGEPNDWHLVHLGSRAIGGAGLVIAEMTDVSPEGRITPGCTGLYRPSHAPAWRRVTDFVHQHSTAKIGVQIAHAGRKGSTKRLWEGMDQPLEEGGWPLVAASAIPYLPHSPVPREMDREDMDRVKADFVTATKMADEAGFDLVEVHMAHGYLLASFLSPITNRRTDEYGGSIEDRMRFPLEVFDAVRAAWPKDKPTSVRISATDWAPGGITPEDVIRLAVALREHGVDIVDVSAGQTDPSSRPVYGRLFQTPFSELVRLEAKVPTMTVGNIQSYADVNSIIAAGRADLCVLARAHLFDPYWTRHAAAEQGYVMKWPNQYVSVERYVPRMK from the coding sequence TTGAAGATCACGTGTATCGGCGGCGGACCCAGCGGCCTCTACCTCGCCATCCTGGCCAAGAAGCGTGATCCCTCGCGCGAGGTCGTGGTGCTCGAGCGCAACCGGCCCGACGACACGTTCGGCTTCGGCGTCGTCTTCTCCGACGCGACGCTCGACGGCCTGGAGAGCGTCGATCGGCCCGTGTACGACGCGATCCGGAGGAGCCTCGCGCACTGGGACGACATCCACACGTTCGTCCGCGGCGAGCGCCTCGTGTCGACCGGGCACGGCTTCAGCGGGCTCTCGCGCCAGCGCATGCTGACGATCTTGCAGGCGCGCGCGGAGGAGCTCGGCGTGGTCTTGCGCTTCGAGCACGAGGCCACGGACTTCGAGGCGATCCGGCGCGAGAGTGACCTCGTCGTCGCGGCCGACGGCGTGAACAGCGCGGCGCGCAGCCGCTACCAGCCGCACTTCGGCACGCGTATCGACGGGCGGCCGAACCGGTTCGTCTGGCTCGGCACGACGTTCCCGTTCGACGCGTTCACGTTCTACTTCGACGAGAACGAGCACGGCCTCTTCCGCGTACACGCCTACCGTTACGAGCCCGAACGATCGACGTTCATCGTCGAGTGCCGCGAGGAGACGTGGCGCCGCGCCGGGCTCGATCGGGCGAGCGAGGACGAGACACTCGTGTACTGCGAGGAGCTCTTCGCGCCGCGCCTCGCGGGCCACCGCCTGCTCAAGAACAGGAGCGTCTGGCGGAGCTTTCCCACGGTGACGAACGAGCGCTTCTCCTTCGAGAACGTGGTCCTCTTGGGGGACGCCGTGCACACGGCGCATTTCTCCATCGGCTCGGGGACGAAGCTCGCGCTGGAGGACGCGATCAGCCTGGCGGACGCGCTGGACGCGCACCCGCGCTTGCAAGACGCGCTCGCCGCATACGAGGTCGACCGGCGGCCGAAGGTCGAGGCGCTCCAGCGCGCGGCGCAGGTGAGCCTCGAATGGTTCGAGAACACCGAGAGGTACATGCAGCTCGAGCCGCTCCAGTTCGAGTTCAGCATGCTCACGCGTAGCCTGCGCGTGACCCACGAGAACCTGAAGGTGCGGGATCCGGCGCTCGTGCGAAGCGTGGACGCGTGGGTCGCCGAGAAGGCCGAGGCGCAATCGGGCGCGCGTATCGAGGGCAAGAGCAAGGAGCCACCTCCGCCGATGTTCACGCCGTACCGGCTCGGCAACTTGCTGCTCGACAATCGCGTCGTGGTCTCGCCGATGTGCCAGTATTCGGCGGAGGACGGCGAGCCGAATGACTGGCACCTCGTGCACCTCGGCAGCCGCGCGATCGGCGGCGCGGGCCTCGTGATCGCCGAGATGACGGACGTGAGCCCCGAGGGCCGCATCACGCCCGGATGCACGGGCCTCTACCGGCCGAGCCACGCGCCGGCCTGGCGCCGGGTGACCGATTTCGTGCACCAGCATTCGACGGCGAAGATCGGCGTGCAGATCGCCCACGCGGGCCGGAAGGGTTCCACGAAGCGATTGTGGGAGGGCATGGATCAGCCACTCGAAGAGGGCGGCTGGCCGCTCGTCGCCGCGTCCGCGATCCCCTACCTGCCGCACAGCCCCGTGCCTCGCGAGATGGATCGGGAGGACATGGACCGGGTGAAGGCCGATTTCGTGACGGCCACGAAGATGGCCGACGAGGCGGGGTTCGACCTCGTCGAGGTGCACATGGCCCACGGGTATCTGCTCGCGAGTTTCCTCTCGCCGATCACGAACCGCAGGACCGACGAATACGGCGGCTCGATCGAGGACCGGATGCGATTCCCGCTCGAGGTCTTCGACGCGGTGCGGGCGGCCTGGCCAAAGGACAAACCGACGAGCGTGCGTATCTCGGCGACGGACTGGGCGCCGGGCGGGATCACGCCGGAGGACGTGATCAGGCTCGCCGTGGCGCTGCGGGAGCACGGGGTCGATATCGTCGATGTATCGGCGGGGCAAACCGATCCGTCGTCGCGGCCGGTGTACGGGCGGCTCTTCCAGACGCCGTTCAGCGAGCTCGTGCGGCTCGAGGCGAAGGTGCCGACGATGACGGTGGGCAACATCCAGAGTTACGCCGACGTGAACAGCATCATCGCCGCGGGCAGGGCCGATCTCTGCGTGCTGGCGCGCGCGCACCTCTTCGATCCGTACTGGACGCGGCACGCGGCGGCGGAGCAGGGATACGTGATGAAATGGCCGAACCAGTACGTGTCGGTGGAGCGTTACGTGCCGCGCATGAAATGA
- a CDS encoding class I SAM-dependent methyltransferase, whose translation MSFQKYLLLPQLFAYAVRAPREPAKAWDRFWNGVRRTGRGGEVLWDPEEPREFGEVDARVSAFFAPDLPVIDVGCGNGRFTRRLAALFPRVVGVDVSSHAVEKARQESRGVTKVSFHVADVSVPYALRWLTDELGEANVFMRGVLHVLDPKRRAVAIENIRAALGPRGVFYLSESSIHGDPLDHMVLQGATPTYLPEPVRKVIAAGVRPPSRFGDAEVREYFPGAAWEILSSGPTVMYTLPLRTRDEIEALPSYFALVRRRG comes from the coding sequence ATGTCCTTCCAGAAATACCTCCTCCTCCCGCAGCTCTTCGCTTATGCCGTCCGCGCGCCCCGTGAACCCGCGAAGGCGTGGGACCGCTTCTGGAACGGCGTCCGCCGCACGGGTCGAGGCGGCGAGGTGCTCTGGGACCCGGAGGAGCCGCGTGAGTTCGGGGAGGTCGACGCGCGCGTGTCGGCTTTTTTTGCGCCCGACCTCCCCGTGATCGACGTCGGCTGCGGCAATGGGCGATTCACGCGGAGGCTCGCCGCGTTGTTCCCGAGGGTCGTCGGCGTCGACGTCTCGAGCCACGCCGTCGAGAAGGCGCGGCAGGAGTCGCGCGGGGTCACGAAGGTATCGTTTCACGTCGCCGACGTCAGCGTGCCCTACGCGCTGCGCTGGCTCACGGACGAGCTCGGCGAGGCGAACGTCTTCATGCGTGGCGTCTTGCACGTCCTCGACCCGAAGCGCCGCGCCGTCGCGATCGAGAACATCCGCGCCGCGCTCGGGCCGCGTGGCGTGTTTTATCTCTCGGAGAGCAGCATCCACGGCGATCCGCTCGATCACATGGTCCTGCAGGGCGCGACGCCGACCTACCTGCCCGAGCCGGTGCGCAAGGTCATCGCCGCCGGGGTCCGGCCGCCCTCCCGCTTCGGCGACGCCGAGGTGCGTGAATACTTCCCCGGCGCCGCGTGGGAGATCCTCTCGAGCGGACCCACGGTCATGTACACGCTGCCGCTCCGGACACGCGACGAGATCGAAGCGCTGCCGAGTTATTTCGCGCTCGTGCGCCGCCGCGGCTGA